Proteins encoded by one window of Salvia splendens isolate huo1 chromosome 5, SspV2, whole genome shotgun sequence:
- the LOC121803742 gene encoding uncharacterized protein LOC121803742, whose product MSECYNNVLRGVRELPIRALVDLTFWRTVKWWVEKKTTIEHTEGELTPWARDKLAKNDSKGRKHYVTVIDRDVGKYHVRTRGRIVKGVSKGNNVQIVRYLESSCSCGKWQMWRIPCSHACAVARDRGHVMMDLIDEKYYLGTWRSQYYTQVSFDAPRHEEYWVAPSWKLCITPQQLIPRTRGRVRRRRILNQMDVQEEDEPRAPRRCRNCGIEGHDRRNCSAGAVQ is encoded by the coding sequence ATGTCGGAGTGCTACAATAACGTCTTGAGGGGTGTGAGAGAGTTGCCGATTAGAGCGTTGgttgatttgacattttggaGGACGGTGAAATGGTGGGTGGAGAAGAAGACAACAATCGAACACACCGAAGGTGAATTAACCCCATGGGCGAGGGACAAACTTGCTAAAAATGACTCAAAGGGGCGAAAACATTACGTCACTGTCATTGACCGAGATGTTGGGAAGTACCATGTCCGAACTCGAGGAAGAATCGTAAAAGGAGTGTCAAAGGGCAACAATGTTCAAATAGTCAGGTATTTGGAATCGAGTTGCAGTTGTggtaagtggcagatgtggagaatcCCTTGTTCGCATGCTTGTGCGGTTGCTAGAGACAGAGGTCATGTTATGATGGACCTCATAGATGAGAAGTACTACCTAGGTACATGGAGATCACAGTACTATACTCAAGTTTCATTTGATGCACCAAGACACGAAGAGTATTGGGTTGCACCTTCATGGAAATTGTGCATCACCCCTCAGCAGTTGATTCCTAGAACGCGTGGCCGCGTTAGAAGAAGGAGGATActtaatcaaatggatgtccaGGAGGAAGATGAACCGAGGGCTCCCCGCCGCTGCAGAAATTGCGGGATAGAGGGGCATGACCGAAGAAATTGCTCGGCCGGTGCCGTTCAGTAA
- the LOC121805708 gene encoding uncharacterized protein LOC121805708: MNDQGSMMNQQQLMNMNPSLMNSSQMNPQPLMAPMNRSYGMWGPQQQFQNPNLSSDAMKPPRVAFNNSLGPRNNWKGKRVNKPRMEQRQQQVVGSAGISGGGANLNFRNYNPPTLNELQHQNRLRARKTFPKKKFNKNMNINMNVGGNGERSAPYAPRNTTSFLIRAKKSGGIAPVVSPFPVTPSVLPTPILSPSTEVLGNMAKEEWGVDGYGSMKGLIRLRSLGHEDGEEDEGDSSESDVEEHVEVERRLDHDLSRFEMIYNPNSGNAGGMEYHNILENRVDDQDTHIAQLEEENLNLKERLFLMEGELGDMRRRLLLLERLGGRVDEEVVENESGNEGESNTQSTGENDEQDRSEPEVGEGVEGDVGGVFETVQQTREEESSQSGDERIKMTDTSNVNDSIVEDKSAAEVEAVESVDDESCKLVVEADTRMLE; the protein is encoded by the exons ATGAACGACCAAGGATCAATGATGAACCAGCAGCAGCTGATGAATATGAATCCGAGTCTGATGAATTCGAGTCAAATGAATCCGCAG CCTCTGATGGCTCCGATGAATCGGAGCTACGGAATGTGGGGACCGCAGCAGCAgtttcaaaaccctaatttgagcTCCGACGCCATGAAACCTCCGCGTGTGGCCTTCAATAATTCGTTAGGTCCCAGGAACAATTGGAAGGGCAAAAGGGTAAACAAACCGAGGATGGAGCAGCGTCAGCAGCAAGTAGTTGGCTCCGCTGGTATCAGTGGCGGTGGTGCGAATTTGAATTTTAGGAACTACAACCCTCCAACATTGAATGAGCTGCAGCATCAGAATCGATTGAGGGCAAGAAAAACTTTCCCTAAAAAGAAGTTTAACAAGAACATGAATATAAATATGAATGTAGGTGGTAATGGTGAGAGGTCTGCCCCATATGCACCTAGGAATACCACTTCCTTTCTGATTAGAGCGAAGAAAAGTGGGGGGATAGCTCCGGTGGTTTCTCCATTTCCGGTGACCCCCTCTGTGTTGCCGACCCCAATCTTGTCCCCTTCCACTGAGGTTTTGGGGAACATGGCTAAGGAAGAGTGGGGGGTGGATGGTTATGGCTCGATGAAGGGGTTGATCAGGCTGAGATCGCTCGGGCATGAAGATGGGGAGGAAGATGAGGGGGACTCAAGTGAGAGCGATGTGGAGGAGCATGTCGAGGTTGAGAGGAGATTGGATCATGATTTGAGTAGGTTTGAGATGATCTACAATCCAAATAGTGGCAATGCTGGTGGGATGGAGTATCACAATATATTGGAAAATCGGGTTGATGATCAGGATACTCACATTGCACAACTGGAGGAAGAGAACTTGAATCTCAAGGAGAGGTTGTTCTTGATGGAGGGGGAGTTGGGGGATATGAGGAGGAGGTTGCTGTTGCTAGAAAGGCTAGGAGGCCGAGTAGATGAGGAGGTTGTTGAGAATGAGTCTGGAAATGAGGGAGAGAGCAATACGCAATCAACGGGGGAGAATGATGAACAAGATAGGTCTGAGCCTGAGGTTGGGGAAGGTGTCGAAGGTGACGTTGGTGGTGTATTTGAAACTGTACAACAAACTAGAGAGGAAGAGAGTTCACAAAGTGGAGATGAAAGGATTAAGATGACTGATACGAGTAATGTGAATGATTCTATTGTAGAAGATAAATCTGCTGCAGAAGTTGAGGCAGTAGAAAGTGTTGATGATGAATCTTGCAAACTCGTTGTTGAAGCTGATACTCGTATGTTAGAGTGA
- the LOC121805728 gene encoding WPP domain-associated protein-like — MEGGEVVVNGGTSNGYVCGVACGNGLGQVCNGNGLKQVYSENVSGGTSVSEDMNGNLAEVVLEDWENYWEDVSDRLMISRMVSDSVIKGMVTAVEQDSAQQIAAKELELATLKERLQSLEVGPDECEDVRLPIAQKEYDIGKSCSTSACKTLEVMRGELNALRNLAREQFKKVKKEIDCAATGSNSVKKTSSGSELVGLGGMLHEKHSESWADVNKTLQCLNTTFDSVCKKVDDILICSNISFCESQQGDKLLTKVGNVVIQTMFRSPREEFEEKLEKDYKLCGIKDMNWLEKFNDVASLGTKLEAIQKSLSMPESELVSHGSNDLDNFHPKALGNHVTRPTSLYGENGTVDEPNVHVAESYDYQQLKHMSKEELVTYFSSIITKIKRDNESDLHQLTDKYYILKREYLKMKGSFVAHMKYEEFDALRKKIFQVSSKLENFLSENERFPALTNSIQSWENMKHKLGSLLSENNHLRNCLSDKENEVKGLKEQVSSAASEILQHSLAEQNFLKLVESLQSTLEESCIKASLSEEIYKSVLREQIAQTRFSSEDLEMELLITQEISDIILKEAAISAETANKYGFKDSDIESLIMQGYVSFVFTEITRDVVQQLDNLHQKALINEEKVTCLERKSIEKENELGLEVEEKDKLKQEIHDLRFAMEHKERLAMDLSVSFSKEREQFELASKDLIALREHASREQTLVTEHLQKIEVCKLEMNKLDQKLAQTEAVLTEVDRERSAAFTLIQELNDKLSLSEAREQTTKKEMEMAANRFSKLFAEFEWAVSGAIKNTSSRLEDASTHLKAITGMANELRRSELMYKQKLERGNTDLKMAESEVDLLGDEVDALLRLLEKIYIALDHYSPVLKHYPGIIEILELVKRELSGESTILS, encoded by the exons ATGGAAGGTGGAGAGGTTGTGGTGAATGGTGGGACTTCGAATGGCTATGTATGTGGTGTTGCATGTGGAAATGGGTTGGGACAAGTGTGTAACGGGAATGGGCTGAAGCAGGTGTATAGCGAGAATGTGTCGGGAGGAACCAGTGTTTCGGAAGACATGAATGGAAATTTAGCTGAGGTGGTGTTGGAGGATTGGGAGAATTATTGGGAAGATGTTAGTGATCGGTTAATGATTTCGCGAATGGTTAGTGATTCTGTTATCAAGGGAATGGTGACTGCTGTGGAGCAAGATTCTGCGCAACAAATTGCTGCAAAGGAACTTGAATTGGCCACTTTGAAGGAGAGATTGCAGTCCCTTGAGGTGGGTCCAGATGAATGTGAGGATGTAAGGTTGCCAATTGCTCAGAAAGAATATGATATTGGGAAATCTTGTTCAACCAGTGCCTGCAAGACACTGGAAGTTATGAGGGGGGAATTGAATGCCTTAAGGAATCTGGCGAGAGAGCAGTTCAAGAAGGTTAAAAAGGAGATTGACTGTGCTGCTACAGGATCTAATTCGGTCAAGAAGACCAGTTCGGGATCTGAGTTGGTGGGGTTGGGTGGAATGTTGCACGAGAAGCATTCAGAAAGCTGGGCTGATGTGAATAAGACACTGCAATGCCTAAATACAACGTTTGATAGTGTATGCAAAAAGGTGGATGATATATTGATCTGCTCCAATATCTCATTTTGTGAATCTCAGCAAGGCGATAAGTTGTTAACAAAAGTTGGGAATGTAGTTATACAAACAATGTTTAGGAGTCCTCGAGAGGAGTTTGAAGAGAAATTGGAAAAAGATTATAAACTTTGTGGAATAAAAGAcatgaattggctcgaaaagTTCAATGACGTAGCTTCTTTAGGGACCAAGTTGGAAGCAATTCAGAAGTCGCTCTCCATGCCTGAATCAGAGCTAGTTTCTCATGGATCTAATGATTTGGACAATTTTCACCCTAAGGCTTTAGGCAATCATGTGACTCGGCCAACCTCACTTTATGGAGAAAATGGGACAGTGGATGAACCAAACGTCCATGTTGCAGAGAGTTATGATTATCAGCAGCTGAAACATATGTCGAAGGAAGAATTGGTGACTTATTTTTCCAGTATTATTACTAAAATTAAGAGAGACAACGAGTCAGATCTACACCAGTTGACTGATAAATATTACATTCTGAAGCGGGAATACCTAAAAATGAAGGGGTCTTTCGTGGCACACATGAAATATGAAGAATTTGATGCGCTAAGGAAAAAGATTTTTCAAGTTAGTTCCAAATTGGAGAACTTCCTCTCAGAAAATGAAAGATTCCCTGCATTAACCAACAGTATTCAAAGCTGGGAAAATATGAAGCATAAACTAGGGAGTCTTCTATCAGAAAataatcatttgagaaattgTCTCAGTGACAAGGAAAATGAGGTGAAGGGTCTAAAAGAGCAAGTATCAAGTGCTGCTTCAGAAATCTTGCAGCATTCTTTAGCTGAGCAAAACTTTCTAAAGCTTGTGGAAAGCCTCCAATCCACTTTAGAAGAATCATGTATAAAAGCTTCACTCAGTGAAGAAATATATAAATCTGTTCTCAGGGAGCAGATTGCACAGACCAGATTCAGTTCTGAAGATTTGGAGATGGAGTTGCTGATAACTCAAGAAATTTCTGATATCATTCTCAAGGAAGCTGCTATTTCTGCCGAAACTGCAAACAAATATGGATTTAAAGATTCAGATATTGAGTCATTGATAATGCAAGGGTATGTCTCATTCGTATTCACAGAGATTACTAGGGATGTAGTGCAGCAGCTGGACAACTTGCACCAGAAAGCTCTTATCAATGAAGAAAAAGTAACTTGTTTGGAAAGAAAATCTATTGAAAAGGAAAATGAGTTAGGGCTGGAGGTTGAGGAGAAGGATAAATTAAAGCAGGAGATACACGATCTGAGATTTGCAATGGAACATAAAGAGAGGTTAGCAATGGATTTGTCTGTTTCATTTTCAAAAGAGAGAGAGCAGTTTGAGCTAGCTTCTAAAGACCTTATTGCTTTAAGAGAACATGCTAGTCGGGAACAGACATTGGTTACTGAACATCTACAGAAGATTGAAGTATGTAAATTGGAAATGAATAAGCTTGACCAAAAGCTTGCTCAAACAGAAGCAGTGTTAACCGAAGTTGACAGGGAGAGAAGTGCAGCATTTACTCTTATCCAAGAATTGAATGATAAGTTATCATTAAGTGAAGCTAGAGAGCAGacaacaaaaaaggaaatggaaaTGGCTGCCAATAGATTCTCAAAACTCTTTGCTGAATTTGAGTGGGCAGTGTCAGGGGCAATAAAAAACACTAGCTCAAG GCTGGAAGATGCCAGTACTCACTTGAAAGCTATTACTGGGATGGCTAATGAGCTTAGAAGATCAGAGCTGATGTACAAACAGAAGCTGGAGAGGGGAAATACTGATCTCAAAATGGCCGAGTCTGAG GTTGATCTCTTGGGGGATGAGGTTGACGCTTTGTTGAGATTACTTGAAAAAATCTATATTGCGCTCGATCATTACTCTCCAGTTTTAAAACATTACCCTGGG ATCATTGAGATCCTTGAGCTGGTCAAGAGAGAATTAAGTGGAGAATCTACTATACTGTCGTGA
- the LOC121803319 gene encoding putative germin-like protein 2-1: MASHFIVLGLLIATFSCAIASDSSPLQDFCVADLTGPVLVNGFACKDPKLVVADDFYMSGLNVPGNTTNPIGSKVTPANVAQIPGLNTLGISMARIDFAPWGVNPPHTHPRATEILTVLEGTLEVGFVTSNPDNRLITKVLQKGDVFVFPINLVHYQRNTGNVNAVAIVALSSQNPGVITIANAVFGSKPDIANDLLAKSFQTDTNTIDLIQSKF; the protein is encoded by the exons ATGGCCTCCCATTTTATTGTTCTTGGATTGCTCATTGCAACATTTTCATGTGCCATAGCATCTGATTCAAGCCCTCTTCAAGATTTCTGCGTTGCTGATCTAACTGGCCCCG TGCTGGTTAATGGTTTCGCATGTAAAGATCCGAAGCTCGTAGTAGCGGATGACTTCTACATGAGTGGGCTCAACGTTCCCGGGAACACCACGAATCCTATAGGATCAAAGGTGACTCCGGCCAATGTGGCTCAGATTCCAGGGCTCAACACACTTGGGATTTCCATGGCGCGCATAGACTTCGCCCCATGGGGAGTTAACCCTCCCCACACTCACCCTCGGGCAACTGAGATATTGACAGTGCTCGAGGGAACCTTAGAGGTGGGGTTCGTGACCTCCAACCCTGATAACCGACTCATCACAAAAGTACTTCAAAAAGGTGATGTTTTTGTGTTTCCGATAAATCTTGTGCATTACCAGAGGAACACCGGAAATGTTAATGCCGTAGCCATTGTTGCCCTAAGCAGTCAAAATCCGGGCGTTATTACCATTGCAAATGCTGTTTTCGGGTCCAAGCCGGACATTGCCAATGATCTTCTTGCAAAGTCCTTCCAAACAGATACTAATACCATTGATTTAATACAATCCAAGTTTTAG